The nucleotide window AATGGCGCACATCAACCAAGAGCAAAGGTATGTAATTACCCTCATGCTACAGCAAGGCAAGCTACAAAAAGAAATAGCCCTGTTTATCAACCGAAGCCCTTCCGTGATATCCCGGGAGATTCGCAGGAACAGGGAT belongs to Williamwhitmania taraxaci and includes:
- a CDS encoding helix-turn-helix domain-containing protein, with product MAHINQEQRYVITLMLQQGKLQKEIALFINRSPSVISREIRRNRD